In Pedobacter sp. WC2423, the following are encoded in one genomic region:
- a CDS encoding DUF2157 domain-containing protein, producing the protein MNMDLYKKLHTEGLISAQTLEKVVEKDKNPLFSLHWELKTLLYLGVTLLSTGLGILIYKNIDTIGHQFILLFIAAICIGSFLYCIKNRKPFSREKVKSSSSFYDYILLLGCLSMLSFLGYLQFQYHVFGDNYGLATFIPMLVLFYVAYEFDHIGVLSMGITNLAIWLGAAITPFAMLSNGLYSSNPLIIPYLFLGLLLLTAAYLSEQYNFKKHFKFTYQNFGVNISFIALFTGYFSFYEHPLSFLWLITVFILAFILYRDALKNKSFYFLLLVILYAYVAISTLVVRVLFNIDSEAAFVTVLLYFIGSAIGLIMALIRLNKKIKEI; encoded by the coding sequence ATGAACATGGACCTCTATAAAAAACTACATACCGAAGGGCTCATCAGTGCGCAAACACTGGAAAAGGTGGTGGAAAAAGATAAAAACCCTTTATTCTCTTTACACTGGGAACTGAAAACTCTTTTATACCTGGGTGTCACACTTTTAAGTACAGGTCTGGGAATTCTGATCTATAAAAATATTGATACCATTGGTCATCAGTTCATCTTATTGTTTATAGCAGCGATCTGCATAGGCAGTTTCTTATACTGCATTAAAAACAGAAAACCTTTTAGCAGGGAAAAAGTCAAATCTTCCAGTTCCTTTTACGACTATATCTTATTATTGGGTTGTCTGAGCATGCTGAGCTTTCTTGGTTATCTTCAATTTCAATACCATGTTTTTGGTGATAATTATGGCCTTGCAACCTTTATTCCTATGCTCGTGCTGTTCTATGTAGCTTATGAATTTGACCATATCGGTGTGCTGAGTATGGGCATTACCAACCTGGCTATCTGGCTGGGCGCTGCTATTACACCATTTGCAATGCTTTCAAATGGGCTTTACAGCAGTAATCCTTTAATTATCCCTTATCTCTTTTTAGGACTGCTATTGTTAACTGCTGCTTATCTTTCTGAACAGTATAACTTCAAAAAACATTTTAAATTCACTTACCAGAATTTCGGAGTGAATATCTCTTTTATTGCACTTTTCACTGGTTATTTCAGTTTTTATGAGCATCCTTTAAGTTTTCTGTGGTTAATTACCGTATTTATACTGGCTTTCATCTTATACCGGGATGCCTTAAAAAATAAATCTTTCTATTTTTTGCTGCTGGTTATCTTATATGCTTATGTAGCAATTAGCACGCTTGTAGTCAGGGTGCTGTTCAATATAGATTCAGAAGCTGCTTTTGTGACAGTATTACTCTATTTTATCGGATCGGCGATCGGTTTAATCATGGCATTGATCCGGTTGAATAAAAAAATTAAAGAGATATGA
- the htpG gene encoding molecular chaperone HtpG, with translation MSIEEKGSISIHTENIFPIIKKFLYSDNEIFLRELVSNAVDAVQKIKRLAALGQYNGELGNPLVEVALDVEKKTITISDNGLGMTAEEIKKYINQVAFSGASEFVEKFKDAKDANEIIGKFGLGFYSAFMVSDLVEIQTLSYQEGAEPARWVCDGSTSYEITEGSRTTRGTEIILHINEESAEFLSQHKLEEILDKYGKFLPVPIKFGTKTQEIPDGEDEEGKPKTVSVETDNIINTTDPIWTKAPADLSDKDYLDFYKQLYPFGEDPLFWIHLNVDYPFNLTGVLYFPKVKNDFDMQRNKIKLFSRQVFITDEVKDIVPEFLMLLHGVIDSPDIPLNVSRSFLQADSNVKKINSYITKKVADKLGELFNKDRKAYEEKWGDIGLFVKYGMVSEEKFYDKAKDFALVTNTKNENFTLDEYHAKVKDIQTDKNGQVVYIYTNDPAKQDGFIQSANKKDYDVLLMNSAIDNHFVTSLEQKLEKTLLKRVDSGVASKLIEKDEAVESVLTDEQSAKVKDVFEKAIVKPGFQVEIVGLHPEEFPVTVTMDEFMRRMKDMAQMGGGMSFYGSMPDSYKVAINGNHKLVNKILQIENSDEQSALAKQAVDLALLSQGMLTGAELTAFVNRSVELI, from the coding sequence ATGAGCATAGAAGAAAAAGGGAGTATTTCCATACATACCGAAAACATTTTTCCTATTATTAAGAAATTCCTGTACTCAGACAATGAGATATTCCTGCGTGAGCTGGTTTCAAATGCGGTTGATGCGGTACAAAAAATCAAACGTTTAGCTGCATTAGGACAATACAACGGTGAGTTGGGCAATCCTTTAGTAGAAGTTGCGCTTGATGTGGAAAAAAAGACAATCACAATCAGTGATAATGGATTGGGAATGACCGCTGAAGAGATTAAGAAATATATCAACCAGGTTGCTTTTTCAGGTGCAAGTGAATTTGTAGAGAAATTTAAAGACGCTAAAGATGCCAATGAGATTATTGGTAAATTCGGGTTAGGGTTCTACTCTGCATTTATGGTATCTGATCTGGTTGAAATCCAGACTTTATCATATCAGGAAGGCGCAGAGCCAGCACGCTGGGTTTGTGACGGAAGTACCTCTTATGAAATTACTGAAGGTTCACGTACTACACGCGGAACAGAAATTATCCTTCATATCAATGAAGAATCTGCTGAATTCCTTAGTCAGCATAAATTAGAAGAGATCTTAGATAAATATGGTAAATTCTTACCAGTACCAATTAAATTCGGTACAAAAACTCAGGAGATTCCTGACGGTGAAGATGAAGAAGGGAAGCCTAAAACAGTAAGTGTTGAAACTGATAACATTATCAATACCACTGATCCGATCTGGACTAAAGCACCTGCTGATTTGTCAGATAAGGACTATCTTGATTTCTACAAACAATTATATCCTTTCGGAGAAGATCCTTTATTCTGGATTCACCTGAATGTTGACTATCCTTTCAACTTAACGGGTGTTTTATATTTCCCTAAAGTGAAGAACGATTTTGATATGCAACGCAACAAAATCAAGTTATTCAGCCGCCAGGTCTTTATTACTGATGAAGTAAAAGATATTGTACCTGAATTCTTAATGTTATTGCATGGTGTAATCGATTCTCCTGATATTCCATTAAACGTTTCCAGAAGTTTCCTTCAGGCAGATAGCAATGTGAAAAAAATCAACAGTTATATCACTAAGAAAGTAGCTGATAAACTAGGTGAACTTTTCAATAAGGACCGTAAGGCTTATGAAGAGAAATGGGGCGATATCGGTCTTTTCGTGAAATACGGAATGGTTAGTGAAGAGAAATTTTATGATAAAGCAAAAGATTTCGCTCTAGTAACCAACACTAAGAATGAGAACTTTACGCTTGATGAATACCATGCAAAAGTAAAAGATATCCAGACTGATAAAAATGGTCAGGTGGTTTATATTTATACAAACGACCCTGCTAAACAAGATGGTTTTATCCAGTCGGCAAACAAAAAAGATTACGATGTCCTGTTGATGAACTCAGCAATCGATAATCACTTTGTGACCTCTTTAGAGCAGAAATTAGAGAAAACACTGTTGAAACGTGTTGATTCTGGTGTTGCAAGTAAACTGATTGAAAAAGATGAGGCTGTAGAATCAGTATTGACTGATGAGCAATCTGCAAAAGTGAAAGACGTTTTTGAGAAAGCAATTGTTAAACCAGGTTTCCAGGTGGAAATTGTTGGCTTACATCCAGAAGAATTCCCTGTTACAGTAACTATGGATGAATTCATGAGAAGAATGAAGGACATGGCTCAAATGGGCGGTGGAATGAGTTTTTATGGTAGCATGCCGGATAGCTATAAAGTTGCGATCAACGGTAACCATAAGCTGGTGAATAAAATTTTACAGATTGAAAATAGCGATGAGCAAAGTGCGCTCGCTAAACAGGCTGTAGATTTAGCTTTACTTTCTCAAGGAATGCTTACTGGTGCTGAATTAACTGCATTTGTTAACAGAAGCGTTGAACTGATCTAA
- a CDS encoding S9 family peptidase: METYKWPAAKAPVAEIKPKERVLHGDTVTDNYYWMIDYFKKGPDSTKTIDYLNAENAYLDKMMSGTKTLQASLFKELKGRIKEKDESVPVFKNGYFYYSRTEEGKQYSKFCRKKGTLDAKEEILLDIDELAKGLPYYSATGYSISPDNKLLAYGVDQVSRRQYTILIKNLETGELLKDSIPNTEGDAVWAADNKTLFYTSKNAKTLLSEKIKKHKLGTAATKDIVVYQEKDKSNYIGVGKSKSGKYIFIYSSATLSAEERLIPSDQPDAEFKVFQPRIKDVLYNVTALADKFLILTNWNAKNFRLMECPLDQTGKEHWKEVIPHRKDVLLEDVEGFKDFIVISERKNGLAQLRIRKLNGAEHYIDFGEPTYNASVGNNPEYNSEKLRYIYTSMTTPVSVYDYHMDTKEKQLMKQQDIVGGYNKAEYTTERLYAAAKDGTKVPISLVYKNGLKKDGNAPLLLYAYGSYGSSMDASFSSGNLSLLNRGFVFAIAHIRGGQEMGRQWYEDGKLMKKMNTFTDFIDCGKFLIEKKYTSSAHLYAQGGSAGGLLMGAVINLAPELWHGVIAQVPFVDVVNTMLDESIPLTTNEFDEWGNPKNADAYHYMKSYSPYENIEAKSYPNMLVTTGLHDSQVQYFEPAKWVAKLRATKTDKNVLLLKTDMDFGHGGASGRFDYLKDIALNYAFLLSLENISK, encoded by the coding sequence ATGGAAACTTATAAATGGCCCGCAGCAAAAGCGCCGGTAGCAGAAATCAAACCTAAAGAGCGTGTTCTGCACGGTGATACAGTAACCGACAATTATTACTGGATGATTGATTATTTTAAAAAAGGGCCGGACAGTACAAAAACGATCGATTATCTCAACGCTGAAAATGCTTACCTCGACAAGATGATGAGTGGCACAAAAACGTTACAAGCGAGTCTCTTTAAAGAGTTAAAAGGCCGTATCAAAGAAAAAGATGAGTCTGTTCCGGTATTTAAAAATGGATATTTCTATTATTCCAGAACTGAAGAAGGAAAACAGTATTCCAAGTTTTGCCGCAAAAAGGGAACACTGGACGCTAAAGAGGAAATTCTGCTTGATATTGATGAACTGGCTAAGGGACTTCCCTACTATTCAGCTACCGGGTACAGTATAAGTCCTGATAATAAACTGCTTGCTTATGGAGTTGATCAAGTTTCCAGACGACAGTATACTATTCTGATCAAAAACCTGGAAACCGGTGAGCTATTAAAAGATAGTATTCCTAACACAGAGGGTGATGCTGTTTGGGCAGCAGACAATAAGACCTTGTTTTACACTTCAAAAAATGCTAAAACCCTGCTTAGTGAGAAAATCAAAAAGCATAAACTTGGAACAGCAGCCACTAAAGATATTGTTGTTTATCAGGAAAAAGATAAGTCCAACTATATTGGTGTGGGTAAGTCAAAATCCGGAAAGTATATTTTCATCTATTCTTCTGCTACTTTATCTGCCGAAGAGAGATTGATCCCTTCAGATCAGCCTGATGCTGAATTCAAAGTATTCCAACCGAGAATTAAAGATGTACTCTATAATGTAACTGCTTTAGCCGATAAATTTCTGATCTTAACCAACTGGAACGCCAAAAACTTCCGTTTAATGGAGTGCCCGCTTGATCAAACAGGGAAGGAACACTGGAAAGAGGTAATTCCGCACCGCAAAGACGTCCTTTTGGAAGACGTGGAGGGTTTTAAAGATTTTATTGTGATTTCAGAGCGTAAAAATGGACTCGCCCAGTTGCGCATCCGCAAATTAAACGGCGCTGAACACTACATAGATTTCGGTGAGCCTACCTATAATGCTTCCGTTGGTAATAATCCTGAATATAATAGCGAAAAGCTTCGCTATATCTATACTTCCATGACTACACCGGTATCTGTTTATGATTACCACATGGATACTAAAGAAAAGCAGCTGATGAAGCAGCAAGATATTGTAGGTGGCTATAATAAGGCTGAATACACCACAGAGCGTCTTTATGCGGCCGCCAAAGACGGCACAAAGGTTCCAATCTCACTGGTCTATAAAAACGGGCTTAAAAAGGATGGAAATGCGCCTTTACTCCTTTATGCTTATGGTTCATATGGCAGCAGTATGGACGCCTCTTTCTCTTCCGGCAACCTGAGCCTGCTGAACAGAGGTTTTGTTTTTGCCATTGCACATATTCGCGGTGGACAGGAAATGGGCAGACAATGGTACGAAGACGGAAAACTGATGAAAAAGATGAATACTTTCACTGATTTCATTGACTGCGGAAAGTTCCTGATTGAAAAAAAGTATACAAGCTCAGCGCACCTTTATGCACAGGGTGGTAGTGCGGGCGGCTTGCTGATGGGCGCGGTAATTAACCTTGCACCTGAGCTGTGGCATGGAGTGATTGCCCAGGTTCCGTTTGTAGACGTAGTAAATACCATGCTTGATGAGAGTATTCCGTTAACTACAAATGAATTTGATGAGTGGGGAAATCCTAAAAATGCCGATGCTTATCATTATATGAAAAGCTACTCTCCATATGAAAACATTGAGGCGAAAAGTTATCCAAACATGCTGGTCACTACCGGCCTTCATGATAGCCAGGTTCAATATTTCGAACCTGCCAAATGGGTTGCAAAGTTAAGGGCAACTAAAACTGATAAAAATGTGCTGCTGCTGAAAACAGATATGGACTTTGGACATGGTGGCGCATCCGGAAGGTTCGATTATCTCAAAGATATCGCGCTGAACTATGCTTTCCTGTTAAGCCTGGAGAACATCAGTAAATAA
- a CDS encoding TlpA family protein disulfide reductase, producing the protein MNKILNRKNIFNGILIILFLVLLFVPPAKALVMEGLMKIGFFRPDTKLVDKQVNAAGDLSGIKFKDINGKVIDLGELKGKVVFLNFWATWCPPCLAEMPGVNALHEKFKNDKDVVFILVDADSQLPKAQKFMDKKGYQLPVYAVDSEIPEILFKGSLPTTVVFDKEGRISYNEAGAANYADSKFIAFINKLKTTN; encoded by the coding sequence ATGAATAAGATTCTTAACCGAAAGAATATTTTTAACGGGATTCTGATTATATTATTCCTGGTGCTGCTATTTGTACCACCTGCAAAAGCACTGGTGATGGAAGGATTAATGAAAATTGGGTTTTTCAGGCCCGATACTAAGCTGGTGGATAAACAGGTTAATGCTGCCGGTGATTTGTCTGGAATTAAATTTAAAGATATCAACGGAAAGGTCATTGACTTGGGAGAATTAAAAGGGAAAGTCGTTTTTCTTAATTTCTGGGCAACCTGGTGTCCTCCATGCCTGGCTGAGATGCCGGGTGTAAATGCTTTGCATGAAAAATTCAAGAATGATAAAGATGTGGTTTTCATTCTGGTTGATGCAGATAGTCAATTGCCTAAAGCACAAAAATTTATGGATAAAAAGGGGTATCAATTACCTGTTTACGCGGTAGACAGCGAAATTCCTGAAATACTCTTCAAGGGGTCATTACCTACAACAGTCGTATTTGATAAAGAAGGAAGGATTTCTTACAATGAAGCAGGGGCTGCCAATTATGCAGATTCAAAATTCATTGCGTTTATCAATAAGCTGAAAACAACGAATTAA